The genomic window agtggtcagaactgtgataatacgcTCTATATAAAacatctatattaaactctttataaagtttagctgagtggttgaatgggatctgtaaattatggctccaaccaatatatgtaaattttatcctttttggagaccactccctatgatatgtgcctagggtcaccactctttgctattatataattctgtgccgAGAGTGAATCTCACATGCGTCCTCAGCTCCTTGGAGCCAAAATGTGAGATGCAGATATACTAAAGAAGTTAATATATTTTGCAGATATAAAGTGCCACCTAAAACACaacaatttttttcctccctcagaTTGAGAGCATAGCAGATTCAGAAGTACCACTGGAAGAGGAACAAGGAGTAGCATCTAGGAAAAAGGCAGCTGTACATAATGCAGATTTTGTTGCATCATCACAAAAGGAAGAGCCCTCCAATAATGGCCTTTCGAACTCGGTAGCAACTGAAGCTCCAGAAGATGCTGTTTCTGAGAACGTGTCTCCCAATACCACCTCTTCCCTGGAGGAGCAAAGTGAAGGAGGGTCTGACTCACCAGAGGCCCCTGTTGCTCTGGGTCAGGGGTCCTTAGTGATGGTTGAACTGGAGGATATTGCATACCAGCAGCACACAGAGGGGCAAAAGAATCAAATGGATGAACAGTCTGAGGAGTCAGCAGAGCCAGCCTCTGAGAGAGCTGCAGACAGCAGTTCTGAGGAAGTGGAAGTCGAAGTTCCCATAATAGACAGGCGGACCTTGCGAAGAAAGGCCAAAGGGTACAAAGGACCAcccaagaaaaaaggaaagcttATTTAAATCGGGAGCTGTTGTTACAGCTGGAACAATtactgtgtgtgtattttttaaattggttatTTAAAACTGTATTGAACTGTAGAACACATATCATCAAACACTGGCATTCACAcctccccctttaaaaaccaATTAAGTGTGGAAGTAATACTGTACACCAATTAAGTGTGGAAGTAATACTGTAAGAACTTAGCATAGTAGTTTGGTAGACATCATACTTTTGTGTCATCCTTGTGAGAGAAATTAGAGAGACCCAGGACATTTTATCTGGCATCTTAGTCACTCAGCTTCTTAATACAGCTCTCAACtgtggttggttggttgggttttttttttttaagaatagctGTTGCTCCAGAAGGCTGAATGGGGTATCCATGGTTTAATATGAGCTATATGGTACAGACTTCAGTGGTTCCCATAACTCTAGAACTTTTCCAGCTAATGCCCTATTAGACTGATCTACATTCCATGGAAGGATTACTTAAACATTGTTGTGTGTAATATTTTGTGAGGAATAGATTCTAATCACACTCTTTTCAGAAATAGTGTAATTATTTCACagtaaattaaaatatttctgttagTAGATAATTCAAAATATCTGACAGTATTTATATTCCTCTTCAGGATGTTGACATCCAACTTTGTTAGTTAAACCAGTGGTATATGCACCCAGGTATGGACTAGTTAAACTGATATCTTGGCCAATAAATCTGGTATTTATTTCCACAAATGACACTCTAGCATTTAGAATGGTAGGAAATGTACAGATAACTTCAGATTTATACTGTTAACCCTTTTATAAATAATTAGGAAGGTTCATAAAGAATGTCTTATTAAACGGAGGTAATTTTTTTTAGTGTATATTAATAAAAGTTCACCTGCATAGGTTTCAGTGATTTATTTTAAACTCCTAAGAGTGGGCTTCCATTCTAGGTATTTTCTAATAGCATCTGTTAATGAGACACGGCTTTTTAAACTCTTGTCTTCTTGAATACAAAgtgttgtttattatttttaagaagTGTGTTGTTAGAAGCTTTGGACTTGAAGTGTATGGAATTGCCAAGCTGGAACTGGATTTTTGTGTTGCACTTCCCATCTCAATGTACATTTGTATGTTGTGGATCAAAAGTGCAGATGCAGAATTGCTACTTGTTTATAACAAACTTTATTTAAGTGAACTTTCAGCATTTCTAACACGGATTAAATACTTTCTATGAAGCACatgaaatccaattataaatactCACGGCTTGTCTCTTTCTTGTAGAACCAagatttttttcttaaaataaatgcCTTGATGATTTAAGAACTGTCTAGTTTTTGCTATATCACTAGGATGGGAATGAGGATGATGGGGATTAGATTTAAAATACAGTGTTTTAACAAATATAGGATGTGTTAGGTGTCTGGTTAAGCTTTAAAGAGTAAATGTTTTGTGGGACTTATAAGATTCTTCATCTGTAAATCTAGCTACATTTTTTGAGGTGACTCAAATCTGTATTCCTATGACAACTTCTGGCTTGGTTGCTAATCACATGGTTTAGTGTGCTTAAATCTGTGTCTTTTCCTCTATTGTCTTATTGCGTTGAAGGCGATAGAAATTTGTTAGTGAAGTCGAttcatttttgtttcttgttctgAAATTCAAAATGGCATACCAGCACCTGATTTCAAACATTTATCTGTGAGAGCTGGACTTCACTGTACGTACAGGAGTGTTCATGTCTTAGGGAGGTCTAATGTTAAGAGACTTCAGGCGTGCAGCCAGTTGTGTGAACTGGATTCATTACTGTGGATATGTGCCGCCAATTCTTATAAGGTTTTTGCATGTAAGCAAAACTGGGAAATGTTTCCGTGTCGTAAAGTCCAGTTTGTGACGTTCTGAACCATTAAAATGTGTTGTATATAAAAATTATGCTTGATCAAAATTAACTCTCTGAAGTCTAAGAACTAAAAATCAACATTGAACATCGGTTAAGGGCTGCACACTGTCTATTGAAGTACAATTGTTCCTACCTACGAGCATCTGATGGTagtatttgtgtttcttaaaTTGTTAGCAAGCTTCTAATGTTAGGATACATGAATTTAAGTAAGGAATGACAGTATTGGGCTGAAAGGCTTCAAGTAGCCGTTATGTGAAAGAAATGGAAGAACCATCACGACTGTGTTCCTGATTTCATAGAGGGAGGAATCTTTGAGAGTTAGGGATCTTACTCTTCAGCACTTGATACAGTAATAGGCAAAAGTTTTACTCGGCCATAAAATGTTACCAAATGTGATGAGTGGTATTACTTCTGTTGTTTGATGGGACAAGATCAAAAGATTAATGGATAAACTTTACGAGTTTTGCTTCTAGCTGTGTTCTGTTAGAAACGTTCCTGTGCAGATAATATGGTTTTTTTCTAATGTCATGATGTATGTTAGATCTCATCACTACATCAGACCTAAGCTTGTCCCAGGAGTAAAACATTCCAGTTATTAACAATCCTCTGTATTACCACTTTGATCTTTACAGGATCATAGATGCCAGTACTACCCTTTGCTGCAGTACAGACATGAGCAATAAGTAGTTCAGATTTCAGCTCCACTTTCCCTACTCATTCAGTCTTCAGTTGAACAATTGTCACAACCCTGACCTGTTTTATAGACTTGTGGTACTGTTTATGAATCTCTTATTGTGATGCTGTCCTGCAGTAGTGCTTTACTTATGTGTGTTCCTTTTTAGCTTATGTTTTGAAATAGTCATTAAAAGTTTTTTTGTAATTTTCACCTGGTTTTAGTCCGTTTAAAAGTCTGCTCCTGCACGTTTCTATCATCCTCACAAATATCAATATGAGAAATATAGGCTTCACAAGCCACCAAGGGTAACTATGTAATACTTGAACAAATCCTACTCGTCTACTGTGTTCTACAGTGCAGTCAAAATCAGACAGATTTATAAAAATAGCTGGGCAGAGTAAGCAGCAACTCTcttcttttaagatgttttgcCAAGGCCAAGTGTGCACAAACATATTTTTGCTCCAGTTGCAGTCAGACACTTGTTCTTgggcattttgaaaataaaaagcaaagaaCCAGTGCTGAAAAGGCAGTCATGTCTACAGAGCCCTGTTATTGTGGGTCGTAAAAGACTCTGTTGGAGCCATTataaagctacctaaaaagcagcAATATATTGACCCTAACAGGGTTAACGTAAGATAATTCACAGCTTACGTTCTACCATTAGTGACTCTCTTTTGTGTTTAAGTACTTCGTATACCAGCGGAAGTTAAATTCACCTATACATGATAAAGTACACAAATACTGATCTTGGCCATTCTAGGGCTAAGGCACGAAGAAAAACCTTCAGCTTATTAAAATGTTCAATGCATAGTAGCCTGTCTTCCTTCCACTTGCTCTAGTGCCAGTTCCTTTTTTTAGAACCACACAGCAAGGTATACCATGGTCAGGATATCCTTCCAGCCACAGTTCATTTTTAGCTTCTAGATATGCCAggtttcaagagcctcttgtggcgcagagtggtaaggcagccgtctgaaagctttgcccatgaggctgggagttcaatcccagcagccggctcaaggttgactcagccttccatccttccgaggtcggtaaaatgagtacccagcttgctggggggtaaacggtaatgactggggaaggcactggcaaaccaccccgtattgagtctgccaagaaaatgctagagggcgtcaccccaagggtcagacatgactcagtgcttgcacaggggatacctttacctttaccttatgccagGTTTTATCAGTCTCATCTAGTAAGTTCATCTGGAGGAAATAACCTTTGGTCAAAATTGGTTTTCTTTTATTACTGGTGATGATACAATGAACAAAATAGTATACAACTTTTCAGTTTATCCAGTGTTGATATGGCAAAACAAGCTGTTATCTGTCCATATTGAGATACTCGTCTGCTTGGGAAAAAGGCAGTGAAGTATTCTGGGCCACCTATACAAGTAGAAGTGCATTAATGCATCCATCATTTTCTGGATTGTTGGTCACTTGAGCATATtttcctgaagaagaaaaaaaatattgaaaaccTTGAATCAAAATGGAACTATAATCTGCATAAGGGTTACTGTAACTGGCAAAGAAAAGACCAATAAACACTGCCTAGAAAGGGTAAAGAAGCAATAGCTGTAAAGTTTGCTTCTGTAGATATGGATGGTACCATTTAGAATGGCGATAATGAAAGGACAGAAAACCCTTCAGTGTTTCCACTGGGAAAGAAGACCTTGATATGATAGGATTGCAgagtggattttcagatggttgggTGGATAGGGAACTAGTTACAAAACAGCACCCATAGAGAAGTtgcaatggtgtttcatcagactggaaaaaggtgagcagtggggtccggtactattcaacatctttatcaatgatctggatgagggagtggagggattactcattaaatgtgcagatgacaccaaattgggatgagTTGCAAGCACCCCAGAAAACTGAGATACAGTTCAATGTGATctaaacatgctgggaaagtaggcaaatgagaacaagatgcaattcaatgagaagtgcagagttctacatctgattcacaaaaatgagaagcatgcatactggttGGGAGATGCATGTTTGGGTAGCGGTGTgtgaatggacatctggaggaccacaggttgactacccctacagtagAGGGCCCATATTAGACCTGCCCTCCaacatgcagtctgggccccacgtaTCTGAATGGAACCACCAGTTCCATTCTGTACCCcggagagctctttgctctgccaaTACGAACTTGTTGGTAATCCTTGCCCCCAATGTATTTGGATACTCACCCCAAACTACTTTGCCTCCTTGTGTCACAAGACCAAGTTCACTAACGTTCACCTCGATGACGGTGCCTTTTGTGATTACTCCAAGAGATGTATACAGAGGAGAAGAAGGATTCTTTTTTACCCCAAGTATAGGCAGACAAAAAGTGGCTTTGAGTTCAGGATGTGTCACATGGGCCTTCTTGAATCGCAAACCCTGTTACGGATTGATTAAACAGACCAGTTACATTATTTTTCATGGGACACCTACTGAGTCATGTTCTTGCAGACAGCTTTGTTCATGAATTATAAATCACATGTAGTTAAAATGAAAACTTTACTGAAAAGTGCTATCCATCAGAAAACAACACATTACCCGCTGATTAACAAAACGATGAAAGCATTTACCATTGGCCGAATGAATCGTTCGTATTTTGGAGGTTTTCGTGTGAAGCCATCCCCAACAAAACAGACTTTTGTAACCATTCTTTTCCatgccttcttctttctctttcctgtccGAATCACTTTAAGAACTTCGGTCTCTCCCTGGGCACGGACTTTTGGTACAGGAACCTCCCATTTCCCCtataaaaaaacccagtaaaagcATTATTAGTGGGGACGCTGGAAGAtgaaaatataattataattaacaGGAACATGAGAGTTTTAAGATGGCCTTAGAAATCCAGTTGGAAAAGGAAATGACGTCATGAATGAAACATAGTTTAGTTGTCCATAGATTTACATATCTGGCTTTTTCAGTAGGCAGTAATTTGTGCTTGCCATTGTTGGATGGTTAGTTGATTTATTTCATGCTCAGCTGCTTTTTGGAGCAGGCACAAGTTCTATCAGTACTCCCTGCTCACATCTCCATGAAAAGTTGTCCTTTGCTACACGGCTTGGAGTAGAGAGAAGTTTGGTTAACTCTAAAACACAGCAAAACATAAGAGAACATCCCATTCCTTCTTATTCTTTGCAGTTCTtagagaaaacagaagaaaggaatGTTTGGAAGGGAAATTTGTCAAGGTATTAAGCTGTCTTACCTGATACTTCTGGAAGAAATTATACCAGTGCTATATCTACACTAAGAGTCAAACTGTAAGGAAGAGTTTAATAAGAAATTGCTGTTtttggtaagaggctatacagaGTTCCTTTAATAGCTGTATACTGTACCAGCCATATCTTTGCCCACTCTACCTAAGAAGCCACATGTTTATCCACttcttgtagtggttaagagcagcagcttctaatctggtgaggcaggtatgattccctgctccttcacatgcagccagctgggtgatcgtgggctcatcacagccctgatagtgctgctctcacagggcagtagcatcagggctctctcagctacctcacaggatgcctgtgaGAAGAAggaagggcaattgtaagccactttgaatctccttctggtagaaaaggaaggaggggatgaAACCAACTCGTCAACTAATTTCCCCCATTGTGTTTCTACTGTTATAATAAAAGAACACCCCTAAATTATTTAATGCTCTCTCAGAGCCATTTATGCAGTTCAGTGTTTTAAAAGGCCATTTAAAATGCAAAGTAACCATAATTGAAATATTCCTAGTGTTACTTACTGCTTTCTCTTTTCGCTTCTGTTTAATCATGTTGGAAAGAACTTTAGCTCGGGACTGGCCTTCTCTGTCTAGAAGGTATGCTGGCACAGCTCCTTCTGGAGTTTTTTCATCATTCTTCTGCTTGGTATTTCTCTTTTCATGCATCTTAATactagaagaaaaaaattaatcaaaCCAGAAATACATaagtggaaaaaaatatataaactgcaAGGACCATTGAGAATAGTATCAGCAGCAGCAAATAAATCTCATATCAGTCAACGCCTGTATTAATATACAATCCAAAACTGATGATGGGCATGAATCTAAATTTTTTtgtgaaaatttaaaaagaaaaataataaaaacaaaacattaaaaagtaattaaaatcAAGGATTAAAAATCTAGCCTGGCATAAAGATAATTGACAGTTTAAAATAACAGGTTCCAGActaaaagactaaaaaaaaaaatcaaccctttAAGAATCTGAGAGAACCGAAATGTTTTGGCCTAGCACCTAAAACAGTGTAAGCACCAGATAAGTCTCAAGGGAAATTGCATAAGCAAGGTATCACTATCACTACTAAGGTCTCTGGTAGCCACCTGCTCACTTCTGAAGGTGGAAGCATAGAGAGCAAGGCTTATGAGGCTGGacaagagggaaggaggcagtcctTCAAGCATCCTGACAACAAGCCATTTAGAGTTTTAAAAGTGAGAATCAGTTCTTTGAATTACAACCAGAAACAAACGGGCAGCCAGTGAAGATCATTCACCACTGCAGCAATACAGTCCCTGTATCTTGGCCTTGACAATAGCCTGGCTGTGTTTTGGATGCTGTGTTTTGGATGAGCTGATGCTTCTGGACCATTTTCAAAAGCAGCCCCACATAAAGTGCATTGGAGTAATTGAATCTAAATATAATCAGAGCATAATTCAATGTGGCCAGGTGATCCTTTTGGAAAAATGGCCATAGATGCATATCAGCCAAAACTGCTAAAAGCACAACATGCCAAAGTGGAGATCTTGGCCTCTAAAGAGAGTCCAGGATTCAGCAGAACCTCCAAGCTACAAGCCTGTTCCTTTAGAACCTCTTCCGAGACAGGCTGACTCCTCTGTCAAAGATGAGCACTATCTCAGTCTTATCTGGACTGAGCAAGATTTATTGTTGGACTCTTGTGCTCCTTTCCTCTTTGGCATTTTACTTTACATGCTgattttctccccaacaggggcTCAAGCTGGCTTACTTCTCcaatttattctcacaacaaatgCCTTGAAATAGGTCAAGCTgaatgtgtgtgactggcccaggatcgacagcaagcttccaaggaagagtggggagtcaaacctggtctCCGACATCAGTCACAAATCCTAGGCTTTTTGAAACATTTGAATGAAGCAATAATATTTTACAAAGCCGATAAGCAACCAAATAATAACACCCCAAAACTATGCAAAACGAATGTCAATGGGTGGTAATTTTGTTGTATTCCCCCCACAATATGAGTACATTGAGCCAGAGGTATTAATTCTGGTCTAGCTTTATAAAGCtctgattaataataataaatcaatgaCACAATAGTTTACACTCCAGCAGGATCAAGTATGCTGCTGGACTATTCCAAAACAGAATCAAGAACTACTCACGTCTTTTTCATCTGTATCTTCTCTGCATGGCGCTGTTTATGGTAAAGCTTGGCCTTCAAACCAATCATTTTCTTGGCTTTCTTTGAACGTTCATGTGCCTCACggccctctttcttcctttttttctcatGGTAATCCAAGCGATAACCATAGCGCTTACGATGTAACTCTATATATTCGTTTTGCGGCTGTTACATTAAAAAGATTAGAAGTTTGTAAACAGTGATAGGAATATGAGTAGCAAAACATAATTTTgtttatggaattttaaaaaaaaattgaaataaattgcAGGCAACTATGGCTTTCAAACTTTGCCTTCAACAAAATGTTCTCAAATAAGTTTACATAATACACTGGATAATAATTAAATCatctctgtttaaaaag from Paroedura picta isolate Pp20150507F chromosome 7, Ppicta_v3.0, whole genome shotgun sequence includes these protein-coding regions:
- the NSA2 gene encoding ribosome biogenesis protein NSA2 homolog, with amino-acid sequence MPQNEYIELHRKRYGYRLDYHEKKRKKEGREAHERSKKAKKMIGLKAKLYHKQRHAEKIQMKKTIKMHEKRNTKQKNDEKTPEGAVPAYLLDREGQSRAKVLSNMIKQKRKEKAGKWEVPVPKVRAQGETEVLKVIRTGKRKKKAWKRMVTKVCFVGDGFTRKPPKYERFIRPMGLRFKKAHVTHPELKATFCLPILGVKKNPSSPLYTSLGVITKGTVIEVNVSELGLVTQGGKVVWGKYAQVTNNPENDGCINALLLV